A section of the Ciona intestinalis chromosome 4, KH, whole genome shotgun sequence genome encodes:
- the LOC100179008 gene encoding uncharacterized protein LOC100179008 yields the protein MAVSIENHRQLRKRPERTKLNYFRKRAVEGKQDVGNTASSLQESLGCRNISHRQDAAAISRILEQSNSTVTSFSNRRNKDSKIKKNNSSRQKERNGVTTKLKKVDSDASMLPSKAHKTPIDSGAPIECQRKSKRLKKISLKELIQQEKSKCTSAMGQAIPEDTIFKEKNADGDFPSKRQDTVRSEYHFDDNMENRPPVLHQTMCKRDPKIKETTIRKDVSDDVGKAPEDNLVEFERFLQPSCSNRTASRKDYRNPTPTVQDWLNCENNSQHEDAILVNHLSGNSNCGLKNKNRGKKENEQRTSIGRKNRKINLTSRKIPTNFKTVGSDTSTPNTSRISQSSLSDDPFKAPEGDSFGFDSFEPIYSDKTPLANIDFGSPIECQRKSDEMPAKKTIKKVTLKKLFCQEKSKCISATGQNIPEEPLFTRRKSVRTVPLKRKSPVTSKNNFNSETFSGDNMENRPPVLQQTRRKRDPEIKNPTIDKQTKNVKKKKREMEKKNEKEREKKLPYIPELDWEGINNHQLVIEYVKN from the coding sequence TTGAAGGAAAGCAAGATGTCGGAAATACTGCAAGCAGTCTGCAAGAATCTTTGGGTTGCAGAAACATTTCACATCGACAAGATGCTGCCGCAATAAGTCGTATACTAGAACAAAGTAATTCTACTGTGACAAGTTTCTCAAACAGGAGAAACAAagattcaaaaataaaaaaaaacaatagtaGTCGACAAAAGGAAAGGAATGGTGTAACAACTAAACTGAAAAAAGTTGATTCTGATGCCTCTATGTTACCGAGTAAGGCTCACAAAACTCCTATTGACTCTGGCGCACCCATTGAATGTCAGCGAAAATCTAAACGGTTGAAAAAAATTTCCCTTAAGGAACTTATTCAACAAGAAAAGTCCAAATGCACATCAGCAATGGGGCAAGCCATACCAGaagatacaatatttaaagaaaaaaatgccgATGGGGACTTTCCATCTAAAAGACAAGATACTGTAAGGTCTGAATACCACTTCGATGATAACATGGAAAATAGACCACCTGTTCTACATCAAACCATGTGCAAACGGGATCCTAAAATTAAAGAGACTACTATTAGGAAAGATGTCAGTGACGATGTGGGTAAAGCTCCAGAAGATAATTTGGTCGAGTTTGAGCGTTTTCTACAACCATCATGTTCTAATAGGACAGCTTCAAGAAAGGATTACAGAAATCCTACACCAACTGTTCAAGATTGGTTGAATTGTGAGAACAATTCACAACATGAAGATGCCATCTTGGTAAATCATTTATCTGGGAACAGCAATTGCgggttaaaaaataaaaatagagggaaaaaagaaaatgaacaaaGAACAAGTATTGGTCGTAAAAAccgaaaaataaatttaacatctcgaaaaataccaacaaattttaaaactgttggtTCAGACACTTCAACGCCAAACACTTCTCGTATATCACAGAGCAGCCTCAGTGACGACCCGTTTAAAGCTCCTGAAGGTGATTCCTTCGGGTTTGACAGTTTTGAGCCGATATATTCTGACAAAACACCTTTAGCTAACATTGACTTTGGCTCTCCAATTGAATGCCAGCGAAAAAGTGATGAAATgccagcaaaaaaaacaataaaaaaagttactctaaaaaaacttttttgtcaaGAAAAATCCAAATGCATATCAGCCACAGGACAAAACATACCGGAAGAACCATTATTTACGAGAAGAAAATCTGTCCGGACCGTCCCATTAAAACGAAAAAGTCCTGTAACTTCTAAGAACAACTTTAATTCGGAAACCTTCTCTGGTGATAACATGGAAAATAGACCACCTGTCCTGCAACAAACCAGGCGCAAAAGGGATCCCGAAATTAAAAATCCTACCATCgacaaacaaactaaaaatgtaaagaaaaagaagaggGAAATGGAAAAGAAAAACGAAAAAGAGAGGGAAAAGAAACTACCCTACATCCCTGAACTAGACTGGGAGGGAATTAATAACCATCAACTCGTAATTGAGTACGTTAAGAATTGA
- the LOC100176690 gene encoding lipopolysaccharide-induced tumor necrosis factor-alpha factor homolog, translated as MAQNQPVPAGYPGAPPAYTPGVDEKSGMPLGGAAYPQQPGYPQAQPGFVGQPVPPGQPGAPMGQPGAPMGPPPAGYVPPPPGQAYGMPTQTVIIQQQFSQAPTACTCPNCHQSVVTRTVAETSMLTWLIAGGIILLGGWIFCLCFIPFCIDDLKDVRHQCPNCNHTIHIYKRA; from the coding sequence ATGGCACAAAACCAGCCCGTACCAGCCGGATATCCTGGCGCCCCACCTGCGTATACACCAGGGGTAGATGAGAAGTCAGGCATGCCACTAGGTGGGGCAGCTTACCCACAACAGCCTGGTTACCCGCAAGCGCAACCTGGGTTTGTTGGTCAGCCAGTGCCACCTGGCCAACCTGGCGCACCTATGGGACAACCTGGCGCACCAATGGGCCCGCCACCAGCAGGCTATGTACCCCCGCCTCCAGGTCAAGCTTATGGCATGCCGACACAGACCGTTATTATCCAGCAGCAGTTTAGCCAAGCTCCAACAGCGTGTACATGTCCTAATTGTCACCAGAGTGTAGTCACACGCACCGTCGCCGAAACCAGTATGTTAACATGGCTGATAGCGGGTGGTATCATTCTTCTCGGGGGATGGATCTTTTGCCTTTGCTTCATACCGTTCTGTATTGATGACCTCAAAGACGTACGACACCAGTGCCCCAATTGCAACCACACCATTCACATTTACAAGCGAGCTTAA
- the LOC619278 gene encoding thrombospondin A precursor (The RefSeq protein has 4 substitutions compared to this genomic sequence), protein MRIAWILAFLGLVAAARAVGLSAVNAFDLFSMTGISHKRSQPAYRRAITTDGSSPDHFFPAYKFKRPLGPHALVATDDQFRLLSASLARIDTFYFSANMKQRMNNVGTLISISPTVSMAQAVNTMAIVSDAPQDRLDLFYTVGERNHVLTFTNVGIANSLKEWKNMTMEFSGYDVTLYVNCRNVGTRRLESEFYRRLDAGSSRISLATAYENKDDFKGSLQNVRFRFGSRVEANPMLCDSQSTPSNIESNRSEFDPEFDVAPSRNAGPSHHDNVLPGSNTMARQFVLQVVQDSCELTCRPPQGAKRPDDLEVFFSCMDATGMHKNGERWNVDDCVSCVCDGGHRLCSNQTCPLLHCLNVTRVPGECCPKCQAETDGFSAWSSWSECSVTCGIGSQTRGRSCDRANFPCNGPTLENRNCLRDPCKRRRDGGWSFWTRWAPCSVTCGRGRSTRIRECNAPIPELDGEECLGPDRQTKDCREAPCAVNGGWGTWSPWKRCSVSCGTGFRTRKRKCNNPKPRYGGKACPGDKKEVGQCNTQNCPVDGCLASPCFGGVKCTSYDDGSFTCGSCPAGTQGDGINCQDIDECTLVADACFHYQGVHRCQNHFPGYSCLPCPSGYRGDVQSGVGVIHARAHKQECVMSNPCTDGANPCPENAECIFLGKTVSPPFICKCRPGYASCSHCDGLICADDTDLDGWADNEIVCPGSNTSVTCHEDNCPRLPNSGQEDSDEDGEGDACDRDDDNDGIYDEQDNCQFIYNPYQSDVDRDGVGDMCDNCVHDRNADQKDTDGNGEGDACSLDIDGDSIENIFDNCVYVYNFDQLDSDMDGVGDACDNCPLVHNPSQEDRDSDKVGDSCDSNLDVDEDGIQNNLDNCPYIANANQADHDNDGLGDACDPDDDDDGIPDDRDNCRLVVNPSQLDTDGNGRGDACEGDFDGDNIMDADDACPLNNKISVTDFRSFDMIALDPEGIAQIDPNWVVRNKGKELIQTKNCDPGLAIGMDRFEAVDFSGTFFVNTEKDDDYAGFVFGYQSSSKFYVVMWKQVSQTYWKNYPSRAHGYSAIQVKVVNSTSGTGEALRNALWHTGDTKNEVRTLWYDDMQQGWRDYTAYRWTLQHRPETGFIRVTMYEGKDLLVDSGALYDKTFAGGRIGFFIFSQEMVFFSDMEYMCKDT, encoded by the exons ATGCAAATTGCGTGGATTCTCGCTTTTTTAGGACTCGTCGCAGCCGCTCGAG CGGTCGGCCTGTCGGCGGTAAATGCTTTCGACCTCTTTTCAATGACCGGCATCTCGCATAAGAGATCCCAACCTGCATACAGACGAGCTATAACTACGGACGGAAGCAGTCCAGATCATTTCTTTCCCGCATACAAATTCAAGAGGCCTCTCGGACCACATGCTCTGGTGGCAACCGACGACCAATTCCGGCTTCTTTCAGCGTCTCTGGCTCGCATTGACACTTTCTACTTCAGCGCTAATATGAAGCAGAGAATGAACAACGTCGGCACCCTTATTAGCATCTCTCCAACAGTGAGCACGGCACAAGCGGTCAATACCATGGCGATCGTTAGTGATGCCCCACAAGACAGACTTGATCTCTTTTACACCGTTGGCGAACAGAATCATGTTTTGACCTTCACAAATGTGGGTATCGCCAATTCACTGAAAGAATGGAAAAACATGACCATGGAGTTCAGCGGTTACGATGTGACGCTGTACGTTAACTGCCGCAACGTTGGCACACGGCGTTTGGAGAGCGAGTTCTACAGGCGTCTGGATGCTGGCAGCAGCCGAATCAGTCTCGCAACTGCCTATGAAAACAAGGACGATTTTAAG GGATCTCTTCAGAACGTTCGATTTCGATTTGGTTCGAGAGTTGAAGCCAACCCTATGCTCTGCGACTCGCAATCTA CGCCAAGCAACATTGAAAGCAACCGTTCAGAGTTTGACCCAGAGTTCGATGTAGCGCCGTCCCGCAACGCGGGTCCTTCTCACCACGACAACGTTCTGCCTGGCAGTAATACCATGGCGCGCCAGTTTGTGCTGCAGGTCGTCCAAGATTCTTGCGAGCTGACATGCCGCCCGCCGCAAGGAGCGAAACGGCCGGACGACCTTGAGGTGTTCTTCTCTTGCATGGATGCCACAGGCATGCACAAGAACGGAGAGAGATGGAACGTTGACGACTGCGTGTCTTGCGTATGCGAT GGTGGCCACCGGCTATGTTCAAACCAAACCTGCCCTCTTCTACACTGCCTCAATGTGACGAGAGTTCCCGGAGAATGCTGCCCGAAATGTCAAG CTGAAACTGATGGGTTTTCTGCATGGTCAAGCTGGTCGGAATGTAGCGTTACTTGCGGAATTGGAAGCCAGACAAGAGGCCGATCTTGCGACAGAGCTAACTTTCCATGCAATGGACCAACGTTGGAAAACCGAAACTGCCTTAGAGACCCATGTAAAC GGCGCCGTGATGGAGGTTGGTCGTTTTGGACCAGATGGGCTCCATGCAGTGTAACTTGCGGTAGAGGCAGATCCACCAGAATCCGTGAATGTAATGCACCAATTCCAGAGTTGGACGGTGAAGAATGTCTTGGACCTGACAGACAAACCAAAGACTGCAGAGAAGCGCCTTGTGCAG TTAATGGCGGATGGGGTACCTGGTCACCATGGAAACGTTGTAGTGTTTCATGCGGAACAGGGTTCCGCACGCGAAAGCGAAAGTGTAACAACCCGAAACCGAGGTACGGCGGAAAGGCGTGCCCGGGAGACAAGAAGGAAGTCGGCCAATGCAACACACAGAATTGCCCAGTTG ACGGTTGTTTGGCGAGCCCTTGCTTCGGTGGTGTGAAATGCACTTCGTATGATGATGGTAGTTTCACTTGTGGTTCATGCCCGGCTGGAACTCAAGGAGATGGCATAAACTGCCAGGACATTGACGAG TGCACTCTGGTTGCCGACGCCTGCTTCCACTATCAAGGCGTTCATAGATGCCAGAACCACTTCCCAGGCTATTCATGTCTTCCCTGCCCGTCCGGATATAGAG GCGACGTTCAGTCTGGAGTCGGCGTCATTCACGCCCGTGCCCACAAACAAGAATGCGTCATGTCCAATCCATGCACAGACGGGGCGAACCCCTGCCCAGAAAACGCGGAATGCATATTCCTCGGCAAGACCGTCAGCCCACCATTCATTTGCAAG TGTCGACCAGGCTACGCGTCATGCTCACATTGCGATGGTTTGATTTGTGCAGATGATACCGACTTAGATGGCTGGGCAGACAACGAAATCGTATGCCCAGGCAGCAACACTTCA GTTACATGCCACGAGGATAACTGCCCTCGACTGCCGAATAGCGGACAAGAAGATTCGGACGAAGATGGTGAAGGCGATGCTTGCGACAGAGATGACGACAATGATGGCATATATGACGAACAG GATAACTGTCAGTTCATATACAACCCGTACCAATCTGATGTCGACCGAGACGGTGTTGGAGACATGTGCGATAACTGCGTGCATGATAGGAATGCAGACCAAAAGGATACCGATGGTAACGGCGAAGGAGACGCTTGCTCTCTTGATATTGACGGCGACT CCATCGAGAACATATTCGACAACTGTGTTTACGTTTACAATTTTGATCAACTCGATAGCGACATGGATGGAGTTGGTGATGCATGTGACAACTGTCCTCTGGTACACAACCCGGCACAG GAGGACCGAGATTCCGACAAAGTTGGCGACAGTTGCGACTCAAACTTAGACGTCGACGAAGATggaatacaaaacaatttagacaactgcCCATACATTGCAAATGCCAACCAAGCAGATCACGATAACGACGGTTTGG GCGACGCGTGTGATCCAGATGACGACGACGATGGTATCCCAGATGACCGAGATAACTGCAGATTGGTTGTCAACCCAAGCCAACTCGATACTGACG GTAACGGCAGAGGCGACGCTTGTGAGGGCGACTTTGATGGTGATAATATCATGGATGCCGACGATGCTTGTCCTTTGAATAACAAGATAAGTGTAACTGACTTCAGGAGCTTCGATATGATTGCTCTTGACCCAGAAGGTATTGCACAAATTGATCCTAACTGGGTTGTGAGGAACAAGGGTAAAGAGCTCATTCAGACCAAAAACTGCGACCCTGGACTCGCCATCG GAATGGACCGGTTTGAGGCGGTTGATTTTAGCGGAACTTTCTTTGTCAACACTGAAAAAGATGACGATTACGCGGGTTTTGTTTTCGGATATCAATCTTCCAGTAAATTCTACGTAGTCATGTGGAAGCAAGTATCTCAAACCTACTGGAAAAACTACCCATCACGTGCCCACGGATACAGTGCCATACAAGTCAAG GTTGTTAACTCAACTTCAGGAACAGGCGAAGCTCTTAGAAACGCACTTTGGCACACCGGGGACACGAAAAACGag gtacGAACTCTTTGGTACGATGATATGCAGCAGGGCTGGAGGGATTATACCGCTTACAGATGGACCTTACAACACAGACCAGAAACTGGTTTCATCag aGTGACAATGTACGAGGGAAAAGATCTTTTGGTTGACTCCGGCGCGTTATACGATAAAACATTTGCCGGGGGAAGAATTGgattctttattttctcgcAAGAGATGGTGTTTTTCTCGGACATGGAATACATGTGTAAAG ACACGTAA
- the LOC619278 gene encoding thrombospondin A isoform X1: protein MQIAWILAFLGLVAAARAVGLSAVNAFDLFSMTGISHKRSQPAYRRAITTDGSSPDHFFPAYKFKRPLGPHALVATDDQFRLLSASLARIDTFYFSANMKQRMNNVGTLISISPTVSTAQAVNTMAIVSDAPQDRLDLFYTVGEQNHVLTFTNVGIANSLKEWKNMTMEFSGYDVTLYVNCRNVGTRRLESEFYRRLDAGSSRISLATAYENKDDFKGSLQNVRFRFGSRVEANPMLCDSQSTPSNIESNRSEFDPEFDVAPSRNAGPSHHDNVLPGSNTMARQFVLQVVQDSCELTCRPPQGAKRPDDLEVFFSCMDATGMHKNGERWNVDDCVSCVCDGGHRLCSNQTCPLLHCLNVTRVPGECCPKCQAETDGFSAWSSWSECSVTCGIGSQTRGRSCDRANFPCNGPTLENRNCLRDPCKRRRDGGWSFWTRWAPCSVTCGRGRSTRIRECNAPIPELDGEECLGPDRQTKDCREAPCAVNGGWGTWSPWKRCSVSCGTGFRTRKRKCNNPKPRYGGKACPGDKKEVGQCNTQNCPVDGCLASPCFGGVKCTSYDDGSFTCGSCPAGTQGDGINCQDIDECTLVADACFHYQGVHRCQNHFPGYSCLPCPSGYRGDVQSGVGVIHARAHKQECVMSNPCTDGANPCPENAECIFLGKTVSPPFICKCRPGYASCSHCDGLICADDTDLDGWADNEIVCPGSNTSVTCHEDNCPRLPNSGQEDSDEDGEGDACDRDDDNDGIYDEQDNCQFIYNPYQSDVDRDGVGDMCDNCVHDRNADQKDTDGNGEGDACSLDIDGDSIENIFDNCVYVYNFDQLDSDMDGVGDACDNCPLVHNPAQEDRDSDKVGDSCDSNLDVDEDGIQNNLDNCPYIANANQADHDNDGLGDACDPDDDDDGIPDDRDNCRLVVNPSQLDTDGNGRGDACEGDFDGDNIMDADDACPLNNKISVTDFRSFDMIALDPEGIAQIDPNWVVRNKGKELIQTKNCDPGLAIGMDRFEAVDFSGTFFVNTEKDDDYAGFVFGYQSSSKFYVVMWKQVSQTYWKNYPSRAHGYSAIQVKVVNSTSGTGEALRNALWHTGDTKNEVRTLWYDDMQQGWRDYTAYRWTLQHRPETGFIRVTMYEGKDLLVDSGALYDKTFAGGRIGFFIFSQEMVFFSDMEYMCKDT, encoded by the exons ATGCAAATTGCGTGGATTCTCGCTTTTTTAGGACTCGTCGCAGCCGCTCGAG CGGTCGGCCTGTCGGCGGTAAATGCTTTCGACCTCTTTTCAATGACCGGCATCTCGCATAAGAGATCCCAACCTGCATACAGACGAGCTATAACTACGGACGGAAGCAGTCCAGATCATTTCTTTCCCGCATACAAATTCAAGAGGCCTCTCGGACCACATGCTCTGGTGGCAACCGACGACCAATTCCGGCTTCTTTCAGCGTCTCTGGCTCGCATTGACACTTTCTACTTCAGCGCTAATATGAAGCAGAGAATGAACAACGTCGGCACCCTTATTAGCATCTCTCCAACAGTGAGCACGGCACAAGCGGTCAATACCATGGCGATCGTTAGTGATGCCCCACAAGACAGACTTGATCTCTTTTACACCGTTGGCGAACAGAATCATGTTTTGACCTTCACAAATGTGGGTATCGCCAATTCACTGAAAGAATGGAAAAACATGACCATGGAGTTCAGCGGTTACGATGTGACGCTGTACGTTAACTGCCGCAACGTTGGCACACGGCGTTTGGAGAGCGAGTTCTACAGGCGTCTGGATGCTGGCAGCAGCCGAATCAGTCTCGCAACTGCCTATGAAAACAAGGACGATTTTAAG GGATCTCTTCAGAACGTTCGATTTCGATTTGGTTCGAGAGTTGAAGCCAACCCTATGCTCTGCGACTCGCAATCTA CGCCAAGCAACATTGAAAGCAACCGTTCAGAGTTTGACCCAGAGTTCGATGTAGCGCCGTCCCGCAACGCGGGTCCTTCTCACCACGACAACGTTCTGCCTGGCAGTAATACCATGGCGCGCCAGTTTGTGCTGCAGGTCGTCCAAGATTCTTGCGAGCTGACATGCCGCCCGCCGCAAGGAGCGAAACGGCCGGACGACCTTGAGGTGTTCTTCTCTTGCATGGATGCCACAGGCATGCACAAGAACGGAGAGAGATGGAACGTTGACGACTGCGTGTCTTGCGTATGCGAT GGTGGCCACCGGCTATGTTCAAACCAAACCTGCCCTCTTCTACACTGCCTCAATGTGACGAGAGTTCCCGGAGAATGCTGCCCGAAATGTCAAG CTGAAACTGATGGGTTTTCTGCATGGTCAAGCTGGTCGGAATGTAGCGTTACTTGCGGAATTGGAAGCCAGACAAGAGGCCGATCTTGCGACAGAGCTAACTTTCCATGCAATGGACCAACGTTGGAAAACCGAAACTGCCTTAGAGACCCATGTAAAC GGCGCCGTGATGGAGGTTGGTCGTTTTGGACCAGATGGGCTCCATGCAGTGTAACTTGCGGTAGAGGCAGATCCACCAGAATCCGTGAATGTAATGCACCAATTCCAGAGTTGGACGGTGAAGAATGTCTTGGACCTGACAGACAAACCAAAGACTGCAGAGAAGCGCCTTGTGCAG TTAATGGCGGATGGGGTACCTGGTCACCATGGAAACGTTGTAGTGTTTCATGCGGAACAGGGTTCCGCACGCGAAAGCGAAAGTGTAACAACCCGAAACCGAGGTACGGCGGAAAGGCGTGCCCGGGAGACAAGAAGGAAGTCGGCCAATGCAACACACAGAATTGCCCAGTTG ACGGTTGTTTGGCGAGCCCTTGCTTCGGTGGTGTGAAATGCACTTCGTATGATGATGGTAGTTTCACTTGTGGTTCATGCCCGGCTGGAACTCAAGGAGATGGCATAAACTGCCAGGACATTGACGAG TGCACTCTGGTTGCCGACGCCTGCTTCCACTATCAAGGCGTTCATAGATGCCAGAACCACTTCCCAGGCTATTCATGTCTTCCCTGCCCGTCCGGATATAGAG GCGACGTTCAGTCTGGAGTCGGCGTCATTCACGCCCGTGCCCACAAACAAGAATGCGTCATGTCCAATCCATGCACAGACGGGGCGAACCCCTGCCCAGAAAACGCGGAATGCATATTCCTCGGCAAGACCGTCAGCCCACCATTCATTTGCAAG TGTCGACCAGGCTACGCGTCATGCTCACATTGCGATGGTTTGATTTGTGCAGATGATACCGACTTAGATGGCTGGGCAGACAACGAAATCGTATGCCCAGGCAGCAACACTTCA GTTACATGCCACGAGGATAACTGCCCTCGACTGCCGAATAGCGGACAAGAAGATTCGGACGAAGATGGTGAAGGCGATGCTTGCGACAGAGATGACGACAATGATGGCATATATGACGAACAG GATAACTGTCAGTTCATATACAACCCGTACCAATCTGATGTCGACCGAGACGGTGTTGGAGACATGTGCGATAACTGCGTGCATGATAGGAATGCAGACCAAAAGGATACCGATGGTAACGGCGAAGGAGACGCTTGCTCTCTTGATATTGACGGCGACT CCATCGAGAACATATTCGACAACTGTGTTTACGTTTACAATTTTGATCAACTCGATAGCGACATGGATGGAGTTGGTGATGCATGTGACAACTGTCCTCTGGTACACAACCCGGCACAG GAGGACCGAGATTCCGACAAAGTTGGCGACAGTTGCGACTCAAACTTAGACGTCGACGAAGATggaatacaaaacaatttagacaactgcCCATACATTGCAAATGCCAACCAAGCAGATCACGATAACGACGGTTTGG GCGACGCGTGTGATCCAGATGACGACGACGATGGTATCCCAGATGACCGAGATAACTGCAGATTGGTTGTCAACCCAAGCCAACTCGATACTGACG GTAACGGCAGAGGCGACGCTTGTGAGGGCGACTTTGATGGTGATAATATCATGGATGCCGACGATGCTTGTCCTTTGAATAACAAGATAAGTGTAACTGACTTCAGGAGCTTCGATATGATTGCTCTTGACCCAGAAGGTATTGCACAAATTGATCCTAACTGGGTTGTGAGGAACAAGGGTAAAGAGCTCATTCAGACCAAAAACTGCGACCCTGGACTCGCCATCG GAATGGACCGGTTTGAGGCGGTTGATTTTAGCGGAACTTTCTTTGTCAACACTGAAAAAGATGACGATTACGCGGGTTTTGTTTTCGGATATCAATCTTCCAGTAAATTCTACGTAGTCATGTGGAAGCAAGTATCTCAAACCTACTGGAAAAACTACCCATCACGTGCCCACGGATACAGTGCCATACAAGTCAAG GTTGTTAACTCAACTTCAGGAACAGGCGAAGCTCTTAGAAACGCACTTTGGCACACCGGGGACACGAAAAACGag gtacGAACTCTTTGGTACGATGATATGCAGCAGGGCTGGAGGGATTATACCGCTTACAGATGGACCTTACAACACAGACCAGAAACTGGTTTCATCag aGTGACAATGTACGAGGGAAAAGATCTTTTGGTTGACTCCGGCGCGTTATACGATAAAACATTTGCCGGGGGAAGAATTGgattctttattttctcgcAAGAGATGGTGTTTTTCTCGGACATGGAATACATGTGTAAAG ACACGTAA